The Rosa rugosa chromosome 1, drRosRugo1.1, whole genome shotgun sequence genomic sequence TTTATCTTCTTTGGGCTCAAATGGGCTGTCCTCGCTCTTTGGATCCAAAACTGGGTCTTTGAATCGAAGCAGGAGGCGCTTTAATGCCCATTCTGGTAATTGATTTTGACCCTTTTGATTGATTCTAGCTTCATGcttattgtgtttttttttttgggttcagAATCTTGTTTTTATCTGTTAGTGTATGTTTTGCGTGTGTGTTTGCTTGCTTACTTGGGAAGTTTGCATCTGAAGTGAGATTTAAATCATTTAATTTAGGTGATTGATTTCTGTAATGGTGGATTTTGGAGTTGTAATATTCTGGTTATGTTTGTGTAAAATCTTGATTATGAACCCATTGAGCTGATATCATCCGTAGTTTGGTTTACCTAAAGTTGGCATACCTATTAGGAACCAATGTTGTTGGAAAGAGGGTAGGAAAAACTTGCATGCTGTGTTTATTTTGTCTTCGGTTGTAATAACAATGGGTGAATAGCCAGATGATTTGTTTGTTCAGAATATCTGTAATTGCAGATTGTTGATTCGTGAATGGGCCAGGAAGCTTTATCTAAATAGAAAAGGGAATGAAAGGTTTTGTTAGTCAAAATTTGGCACCTTAAAAAGATAAAGAGGAAAGGTTCTTTGTTTGTGTTAGGTGTGCATGCAAGTTTTTTAGTGAGTCCTAAAACTCTCATGTTACCTAATACATCTTTAAGGACTCCCAAGTCCCCAACTTTGGTATTGCGGAGATTCAAATTGGAGAAGAAATTTGGCACTCGGTAGTTATAAAGTAAATTACTGATTCTATATTCTCTGATATCCATGCCACCTTTGCCTTATATAATTTTACTGTCATTACTGGAAATATAGGGGAAACCATGGCTGTTGCTGTGCAACCTACTGAAGAATTAACAAAGCAAAAGAAACCTATAACAAGACAGAGGCGAGTGGTTGTGACAGGAATGAGTGTGGTGACCCCACTTGGTCATGATGCTGATGTTTTCTACAATAATCTGCTTGAGGGTGTTAGTGGCATTAGTGAGATAGAAGCTTTTGATTGTTCCCCATTTCCTACGGTGATTAATTATCTAAACCTCTCGTCATTTGTTGCTTTCTCAATATTTTGTTCTGActgccttttcttttctttagaaAATTGGTGGAGAGATCAAGTCCTTTTCCACTGATGGATGGGTAGCACCAAAGTTTTCCAGAAGAATGGATAAATTCATGCTTTACTTGCTTACTGCTGGAAAGAAAGCCTTGGCAGATGGTGGAATTACAGAAGAAGTCATGGAGAAAATTGATAAAACTAAATGTGGGGTGTTGATCGGTTCTGCAATGGGTGGAATGAAGGTAACATTAGTGCTATATGGTTCAACAATTTCTAAATATTTTGGAGAATGGCCAACACTTGGTTTAGAAGAGCTCTCACTGATTGGTTTTCTGGTTCATGTTCTCTAAAAAGTATAGTTTGAAATAAGTATGCCAATTTCACACCTACCACTGTGTCATTTCCACCAGAGATAATGCGTACCAAAAGTATTTTGATGTCAGAAATTACTTGATTTTGTATTTAGTTTTTAATGTAAAACAGTACATCAGCATCTGACTCACTCCCTTATTCAAAAAATTTGGTAATGGTAAAAATCTTTTTGAAAAAAGTAAAATACCATGCCAGATGTCCCACATAGAACCAAAAGTCCTGCACCTGAACGAGGAACCTGATACGTTCTTCATTGTCGCAGATGATTGATTTGGTGTTTTGGTATTGAACAGATCTTCAATGATGCAATTGAAGCTTTACGGGTTTCATATAAGAAGATGAATCCTTTCTGTGTGCCTTTCGCAACTACAAATATGGGTTCTGCCATGCTCGCAATGGATCTGGTGAGCTTATGTTTATGTTGCGGTGGTACTCTCTGATGTTTCTTGGTGGCCGTTCAAATTTTGTAATATTTTTAACTGCTTATTCCCCTTAAAATTGCAGGGTTGGATGGGCCCAAATTATTCAATCTCTACTGCTTGTGCTACAAGCAACTTCTGCATTTTGAATTCAGCAAATCATATCATTAGAGGTGAAGCTGTAAGTTCTCTGGATTTTTCACTAGCACCCCAATGGGATTATGGAAACCTAATTCACTAAAATGTCTATAAGTTCTATGAAGTGATACGACAAATAAATTTTAGAaccttaaaagaaaaatatagaaaagaaaaggaaggatATAATACAGTCCTCCATGTACAGCATTTAATTCTGTTGCAACATTCTTTGAAATTCTATGCAGGACATTATGCTTTCTGGTGGTTCAGATTCAGTAATGATACCTATTGGTATTTCTCCCATCTCTTACTACATTTTTTTTGTCTCCAAATTGCAAGAAGTTTTCATGATAAGCTTGTTCTTATGTTATTGCTACAGGCTTGGGAGGCTTTGTGGCATGCAGAGCACTTTCACAAAGGAACAGTGATCCAACTAAAGCATCACGACCTTGGGATACTGTAATGTCATGAATAGTCCTGTTACTCAAACATCTTCTTTTTTCCATTGTCATTGGCTATGTGCTGAGACTTATCTATATTTTTGTTAgcgaaaaaaaagaaaaagaaaaaaaaagaaggtaaaATCACATCATGTTTTTGTTGTCAGAATATAAATTAGTCTTAGTATCAAGTGTAGGCATCCTATTATAACTAAACCTTGTCTAGCCTCGTATAGTAAATTTGAGATTTGAGTTTATTTACTAGTGAAGTGTTTAACAAGTTGACAAGTGAATGCATTTGGAATAAAAAAAACTTGGCAAGTCCTGATTGCTTAGTTGTGGGCTTACATCTGTTTTGTTTCTCACAAGATGTGGTTTTGGTTATTGGACAGAATCGTGATGGATTTGTTATGGGGGAAGGAGCTGGAGTGTTGCTTCTAGAAGAGTTAGAACATGCTAAGGTATTTAAACTCTAAATTTATGTGCATGGTTTGGGTGTCTATGTATGTCACCTTGTCTTGTCCGTTTAGTAGAGGTCAACATGTCTGTAAGATTGACGTCATCTGGGACTTATCCCACACACTGTGTCAAGTCTGTATCTGTAGTTCCCTTGAATAGAACcagtcatgtttttttttttttttttttttacttctgtCAGGCTACATGGGTGACTTGTAGCTGTTTTAATTGCTGCTACCCTAGCCTCTTGAACCCATTATCTGATTCTACTTTTCTTTCTCGCTATCTGATATGATGCTACATTATTTGTATGTAGAAGTTACTTTAGATCCCTTAGTTTCATTAATATTTTGGATTTGGCAGAAAAGAGGTGCAACCATCTATGCAGAGTTTCTTGGTGGAAGCTTCACATGTGATGCTTACCACATGACTGAGCCACGCCCTGATGGTAATATTCTTTCATTAACaataaaactctctctctctctcacacagaCACACATTCATTGTCTTGTTGATCTAAGGGAACaagagtatttttttgttatttttcagaccaaaaaaagaaaaagcgtATTTTCTTTTAAGTCTCTTCTGCTGATATACTAGTTTCATTGTTTTCAGTTCTCACATTTTCATTGTTCTACCCAATTCAGTATCTTTTGTTcctgaccaaaagaaaaaaacaaacataagtttgttgtgttttttttttttaaattattcttttgtttctcatcAATCCCCCTAGTTTCTTTAGGTgtttcttattttatttatttaattttttttttcttaaaggtTTCTTGCAAGGTTAAGATATTAAAGATTAAAGAACAGTAATTGAAACATTTCACAAAAAATATTGTTTAGGAACTCtctgtttatttactttttcgGTAATTGACTTCATATGTTGTTTGTAAGAGAGTTGAGAGTTCTGTCATACACCAGGGTTGTCCTGAGTCACCTTGCCTTCTGTTCCCTTGAATTACATATATTCTAGAATCTGAGTAGGTTATTATTGTTAGCATCATATGTTATTTAGAAACtctgtttatttactttttcgGTAATTGACTTCATATGTTGTTTGTAAGAGAGTTGAGAGTTCTGTCATACACCAGGGTTGTGCTGAGTCACCTTGCATTTTGTTCCCTTGAATTACATATATTCTAGAATCAATGTAGTATTGACGTTATCTGTTTTGTATCTGAAACAGGGGCTGGAGTTATTCAATGCATAGAGAAGGCATTAGCTCAGTCTGGCGTATCTAAGGAAGACGTCAATTACATTAATGCACATGCAACATCCACACCAGCTGGAGACCTAAAAGAGTATCACGCTCTGATGCATTGTTTTGGCCAGAATCCTGAGGTAACCTCAATTCACAAGCATCTCATTTCAATTTTATTGGCATGTGGTTGAAGACCTCTACCTTTTACAGTTGAGAGTCAACTCTACAAAATCCATGATTGGTCACCTGCTAGGAGCAGCTGGCGCAGTCGAGGCTGTTGCAGCAGTACAGGTAACATATGTGATGCTTTTTACTTGgaaaaaatgtttttttttttccttagttTTATGTCATGTGGGATGCAAAGGCGCAATTCATGTGCTTTTGTTAAATGAACAAGTTGTTTGACTTCGCTTTTCAATACTGAAGTAGTTGGTAGAACCTGCAGATTTTGTGCACTTATCTATTTtgttctccccccccccccccccccccccccctccctttCTCTGTTGTTTTTCTTGATATTTACTCTATTTATACAGGCAATACGAACTGGATGGGTTCATCCAAATATTAATCTGGAAGACCCAGATGAGGGTGTGGTATGTTGTCTTCCATTGCCTTTTCACTCTTTTTCAATGTTTACTGCAAATTATTTTCAATGTAGCTGACAGATTTATGTGAATTCAGGATATGAAAGTGCTTGTAGgcccaaagaaagaaagactGGACATTAAGGTGGCATTGTCTAATTCGTTTGGGTTTGGCGGCCACAACTCATCAGTTTTGTTTGCTCCTTACAAGTAGTAACACAGATCTAGTGACCaactccaacttttacttcaaTATCACTGAAGGTATGTTTACTGGTTATCTTTTACCTTTTACTATAGATTTATAATTACTATAGATTTATAAATTTTGACATGGAAAACTAACCAAGCAATTCATAAACTAAAGTCTGGATCATTTGGCTAGAGTCTGGATAAACCAAATATCTAATTTAGGACAATTACCATCAAACTTTTCAATGCTCTTCTggcaaaagaacaaaaagtaaaaaatacTTTCGTCTGTTTAACCTGCTTGCTTATTTAAGAGATCTTGTTATTTGCATGATATTAATGGGAACACTCCACTTCGCAGAGAGCACCCAGGAAGTCTCTGGTATTTGATCTTCTGTTTGGTTGGGTGAATTGTGACTATGAAAATGGAATTGGTTGGACAGCTGATCACTTGAGAAGACTGTTGAGGTGTACCCGAGGAGAATATTAGGAGCTCACCCAATGGTTTATCAAGAAATACTTTCGCTTCTTATTGTTGTTAGAAAACTTCCCCATGTCCTTAATATCCACAGTAGGGTTTGATCTTATGCGGCAGTCACTGAACCACCGTAAAAGCAGtagttgattttggttttcatgTACAAGTAGTTGGCTGATCAGATAACCAACTGTAATGAAATTTGAGTTGGCAGTTGCGTGACATTGTGTTTCTTAGTACTTTTTGTATTGTAATTGTAAGTTGGAATCTATTTCCGAC encodes the following:
- the LOC133714413 gene encoding 3-oxoacyl-[acyl-carrier-protein] synthase II, chloroplastic-like; the protein is MAAATSAASPLCTWLVAACMSVTCDGDYSARPSRAKLGGGRRRRLAKCSGSYCLSSRGGSSIQGLMTSCLAFEPCDEYYSSQGLSSLGSNGLSSLFGSKTGSLNRSRRRFNAHSGETMAVAVQPTEELTKQKKPITRQRRVVVTGMSVVTPLGHDADVFYNNLLEGVSGISEIEAFDCSPFPTKIGGEIKSFSTDGWVAPKFSRRMDKFMLYLLTAGKKALADGGITEEVMEKIDKTKCGVLIGSAMGGMKIFNDAIEALRVSYKKMNPFCVPFATTNMGSAMLAMDLGWMGPNYSISTACATSNFCILNSANHIIRGEADIMLSGGSDSVMIPIGLGGFVACRALSQRNSDPTKASRPWDTNRDGFVMGEGAGVLLLEELEHAKKRGATIYAEFLGGSFTCDAYHMTEPRPDGAGVIQCIEKALAQSGVSKEDVNYINAHATSTPAGDLKEYHALMHCFGQNPELRVNSTKSMIGHLLGAAGAVEAVAAVQAIRTGWVHPNINLEDPDEGVDMKVLVGPKKERLDIKVALSNSFGFGGHNSSVLFAPYK